The stretch of DNA ttggttgaaacttcgtaacgcaagagaagtcgatcagcccgacaccctgctgcccaactaccaaaatgtgttcaaagcgAAGTCTCaaatggcttggttggagtgatttttctctgacaagccctctagccAATACCGATGCGCCCGACCATGGGACCAAGACTTTAATATGCACGCACATTGGGCTTAAAGTTTTTATTAGGGTTCGAGCTGTGATCGATCGGATGGCATTTGAACAGCGCTAACTTTAGTTTCATACCAACACACCAGACCCCCAGAGGTCTTCCTTCCGATTTTGTCTAATCCTCGGGCTTGACGACCGTGGTCTTCTCGGAGACGTAAAGGCCGTCTAAGAACTTTCGGATGTCCTTGTTCTTGACGGTTGTGGACTGTTGGATGAGGGCAGCGGATTGCGAGACGGCCTCGATGCTGTTGCCGGTCACGATGAGCTCGTCCTTCTGGTCCTTGCTGTTCTCGCACTTGACGCCATCGGCCATGCGCACACGACGGATGAACTTCTCACCCAAGAAATTTCGCACCTCGATGAGGGTGCCACCTTCGGTGATGGAACAATTAATGGGGAAATGGGCATACACGGCACGCATCTTGTATTTGTAGCCCTGGAACAAAAATGGACATAgttttaatttctttcaaatgcattttatatttgatattttaaaACCCGATTTTTTCCCCAAGGGTTAAGTAccctttcattttctcattctATCAAGCTTCGCTAGTCATCTCAAGGATGCCCTTATCCTCCACCCATTAGCTGGCACCTCATTATTTCAAGAATATGGCGAACTATCTTAAGATTAATCACGGACGGGTGTGAATGTTGACTTTGAACGAGTTTCCCCTCAAATAACCCTACTTGGGGTCAGTACCAATCTGCACCCTTTTTCATAACGAATTCATAAAATACTTAATGCAGATCGtggcattgaaaagaaaatcacaTCTTTAGCAGTGGCTAGCAAAGCGGTTGTTATGAAGTTACAAATTGGTCTAGCTGGCTGAGGGGAAGCcgaagattcaaatttcaggTAGTCAATACTTAACTTTGTCTGCCTCTCTTCTGAGCTCTCAAGAGATTTTAGGGCCCAAATTAATCCATGTTTATTCACTTCATCAAATTTCTGAATAAGATAATATGTGCTTTGATATCGTATCAATGATTTAAAATGCCCAAATCACAAAAGACGAACCACGCCCGATGTTCACTCTGTCACAAGTTTCTAAGGCCAATCAATGCATTACTCGGGGGGCATCACCGAAGCATGCTTCTAAACCCATAACTATGTGGACGAACTTGGGTTTGACCAAGTTAATCGAATGTTACCACTTTACACACTCCACTAAGGCTAGCTCAATCCAGGGACCGACCGACCCTCAGGAGTATCAAGGAGGCTCTTTCTACCGTCCTCCACGCCCTCTGCATTCCTTTCCTCCATGGCTCGTTAGCTCGAACTTACGGATGTGACGCCATTGATGAGGTTAGTGATGTGCGAACACACGGTCCTCACGGCGGCCAACTCCTTGCGCTTGCCAAACCACTTCTCCACGCGCACCGTCTTCTTCGTAGGCATGAAGATGTCCACGGCCAAATGACGGAACGACTTGGTCAGTGTACCCCGAGCGCCCTTGACGGTCACCACGCGGCTCTTGACCGTCACGTCCACCTCATCGGGCACCTTGACGTGTTGATGCGTATTCACCACCTTCATCTTGCTTGAGTCTCTCGCATAAACGGGTAATCACAAAATGTGATTGGGGACCTCTggaaaatcgagaaaaaaCACTAATTTCAAGCTGAATTCGAACACAACAAAAGGCTTAGCGGGACAACTCGAGGTTGGGTACACTAAGACCGAGGTGGGGCTGCGGCTCAAGGGGCGGGATGAGCGGATAAAATGCGGATTTTCAGACCCACAAAATACAAATTCGTGACTTACAGCTCAAAGGTTTGACGGAAAAGGAAGCTGTTGAAgcgaaagaaaaataaataaaacaatCTAAACGACAATCGAACATGGtgagggagaagaaaaagagagcgtATGTCAGTGAGACAGAATGAATAGAAAGAACGAGTGATGGTTTCTTACTTGCATGcaatgaaatgtattttttcattCAGGTGTCTTGATTTCGTTTCTCACTCGAGGTATTGCTGTTCTGGAATTGAATCATTTGATGAGTGTTTCAAGGCTAAGCTGAGTTTGATAGACCGCCATTTTTGGACTGATTTGAactatttttaacattttttgtggGATAAGTCAATTGCAAACATAGTTTTCGTAATCATTAAGGTCTAATAGGAGTTTGAAGTCTAGGTATATTATAAAAGACGATTAGGTGGCCCCGGCCAGCCATCTGTCAAATTGTTTTATTCCAATCAGCGTGATTGGACCCCAGACCTTCAATCATGCATGTATGAAGAATACACAGAGCTCCAAAAAACAGTAGAACTAGGGCTTCTACAGGCATTTCTACGAGTTCAATAGATTAGTCATGGCTACTATTTACTCGGGAGGTGTCGCCGTGAATGGAGAAATAtcttttgattcattcatgaaaTTACCATCATTGGTCACTTTTGGTCTGTCTGGGGCATGGCTGAACGTGACGAAattttgtaacttttgaacCTTGTTCACTTCTTCTGTAATACCCTTTGGGACGTAAATAAATGCCCTAGCAATGCACCTAAGTACTTTCAACAGTCTAGCTGACTGGTCTATTGACTTGGCCCAC from Tigriopus californicus strain San Diego chromosome 3, Tcal_SD_v2.1, whole genome shotgun sequence encodes:
- the LOC131877857 gene encoding large ribosomal subunit protein uL6-like — encoded protein: MKVVNTHQHVKVPDEVDVTVKSRVVTVKGARGTLTKSFRHLAVDIFMPTKKTVRVEKWFGKRKELAAVRTVCSHITNLINGVTSGYKYKMRAVYAHFPINCSITEGGTLIEVRNFLGEKFIRRVRMADGVKCENSKDQKDELIVTGNSIEAVSQSAALIQQSTTVKNKDIRKFLDGLYVSEKTTVVKPED